The proteins below are encoded in one region of Sphingobium yanoikuyae:
- a CDS encoding M23 family metallopeptidase yields the protein MSLWLADSLQRPAAPRDWRTRLRDWAEDVNLVPDLGQNVGSLTWFRGLATCFGLCATALYLSPGFQPVPGAPEPLLAPAQYDEVRSQMITPLALGADSGRRMGATDAVQPLKETPERPQIELNAQIGSSDTLARALSRAGVSSGDVATVTSMVGGDIGAGVKPGTRLDIILGRRASRTSPRPLDKLNFRARLDLAVELNRVGGVLQVTRVPIRVDNTPLRIQGVVGDSIYRSARAAGAPPKAVQAFLRVIAKQVDLGSIGAGDRYDIITEYHRAETGDVEVGELLYAGFRRARGKAVDMLKWTSEGRTEWFEASGVGEKRGVLGAPVDGARMTSGFGMRRHPILGYTRMHAGIDFGARYGSPIYAVTDGVIAFAGRHGGHGNYVRISHGGGLATGYAHMSRIAAVPGQRVRRGQVIGYVGSSGLSTGPHLHYELYRNGQVVNPLSVKFTTTAQLTGSNLAAFRARLAQLKGLKVGTHEVAAAKPAAAAPAAAGK from the coding sequence ATGTCGCTATGGCTGGCGGACAGCCTGCAGCGACCGGCGGCGCCGCGCGACTGGCGCACGCGCCTTCGCGACTGGGCGGAGGACGTCAACCTCGTCCCGGACCTGGGGCAGAATGTTGGCAGCCTCACCTGGTTTCGCGGCCTTGCCACCTGTTTTGGCCTGTGCGCCACCGCCCTCTATCTCTCGCCCGGTTTCCAGCCGGTGCCCGGCGCGCCCGAACCGCTACTGGCGCCCGCCCAATATGACGAGGTGCGCAGCCAGATGATCACGCCGCTGGCGCTGGGCGCGGACAGTGGCCGGCGGATGGGCGCGACCGATGCGGTGCAGCCCCTCAAGGAAACGCCCGAACGGCCGCAGATCGAACTCAATGCCCAGATCGGCAGCAGCGACACGCTGGCCCGCGCCTTGTCGCGTGCCGGGGTCAGCAGCGGCGATGTCGCGACCGTGACCAGCATGGTTGGCGGCGATATCGGCGCAGGCGTGAAGCCGGGCACCCGGCTCGACATCATCCTGGGCCGCCGTGCCAGCCGCACGTCGCCCCGGCCGCTCGACAAGCTCAATTTCCGCGCGCGGCTCGACCTGGCGGTCGAACTCAACCGGGTCGGCGGCGTGCTGCAGGTGACGCGCGTGCCCATTCGCGTCGACAATACCCCGCTGCGCATCCAGGGCGTGGTCGGCGACAGCATCTATCGTTCGGCCCGCGCCGCTGGTGCGCCGCCCAAGGCGGTGCAGGCCTTCCTGCGGGTGATCGCCAAGCAGGTCGATCTGGGATCGATCGGCGCAGGCGACCGCTATGACATCATCACCGAATATCATCGCGCCGAAACCGGCGATGTCGAGGTGGGCGAGCTGCTCTATGCCGGTTTCCGCCGGGCGCGGGGCAAGGCGGTCGACATGCTGAAATGGACCAGCGAGGGCCGCACCGAATGGTTCGAGGCATCGGGCGTGGGCGAAAAGCGCGGCGTGCTGGGCGCGCCGGTCGACGGCGCCCGCATGACGTCGGGCTTCGGCATGCGCCGCCATCCGATCCTGGGCTATACCCGCATGCATGCCGGCATCGATTTCGGCGCGCGCTATGGATCGCCCATCTATGCCGTGACCGACGGCGTGATCGCCTTTGCCGGCCGTCATGGCGGACATGGCAATTATGTCCGCATTTCCCATGGCGGGGGCCTGGCCACCGGCTATGCCCATATGAGCCGGATCGCGGCGGTGCCGGGCCAGCGGGTGCGGCGCGGCCAGGTGATCGGCTATGTCGGCTCCAGCGGCCTGTCGACTGGTCCGCACCTCCATTATGAGCTGTATCGTAATGGCCAGGTGGTCAATCCGCTGTCGGTGAAGTTCACCACGACGGCGCAGCTGACCGGCAGCAATCTGGCCGCCTTCCGCGCGCGCCTGGCCCAGCTCAAGGGGCTGAAGGTCGGCACGCATGAGGTGGCGGCGGCCAAGCCAGCCGCAGCCGCGCCGGCTGCTGCGGGGAAATAA